The following DNA comes from Nitratidesulfovibrio sp. SRB-5.
GAACAGCACCTTGCCCGGGGCGGATTCACCAAAGCCGGTCATGCCCACGGCCTTGCCGTCCAGGCCCAGGTACTTCCACCAGCCGTCCACGGCGGCGGCTTCCACGGCCACACGCGCGCGCACGGCGGACGGCAGCACCGATTCGCGGTACGCGGCGTCCTGGCGGTCGAACTGGGTGGACGACGGCATGGACACCACGCGCACCTTGCGGCCCTTGGCGGCCAGCGCATCGGCGGCGGCAAGGGCCAGTTGCACTTCCGAGCCCGTGGCCATGATGATGGCTTCCGGCGTGCCCGCGCAGTCGCGCAGCACGTAGCCGCCGCGCATGATGTTGGCGCGCTGCTCGGCGGTGCGTTCCACGAAGGGCACGTCCTGCCGGGTCAGCGAGATGCAGGTGGGGCCGGTGGAGCATTCGGCGGCGGCCTTCCACGCGGACAGGGTTTCAACGGTGTCGCAGGGGCGCCACACCTGCACGTTGGGGGTCAGGCGCAGACCGGCCAGCTGTTCCACCGGCTGGTGGGTGGGGCCGTCTTCGCCCACGCCGATGGAGTCGTGCGTGAGCACCCAGACCACCCGCGCGCCCATGAGGGCGGACAGGCGGATGGCGTTCTTGGCGTAATCGGAGAAGATCAGGAAGGTGCCCGCGTAGGGCAGGAACCCGCCGTGCAGGGCCATGCCGTTCATGATGGCGCCCATGGCGAATTCGCGCACGCCGTAGGAGATGTAGTTGCCGGACCAGTCACCGGGGGTGACCAGGCTGGAATTCTTGTGCCAGGTGCCCACGGAGCCGGTAAGGTCCGCCGAGCCGCCGATCATTTCGGGCAGCAGCGGGGCCACGGCGTTCAGGGCGTTGCGCGAGGCGATGCGGGTGGCCAGCGTTTCCTTTGCCCCATCGGTGGCGGCAAGCGCGGCGGTCACGCCAGCCTGCCATTCGGCGGGCAGGTCGCCCGCCATGCGGCGCTCGAACTCGGCGGCCAGTTCGGGATGGGCGGCACGGTAGCGGGCGAACAGATCGTTCCAGGCGGCCTCGGCGGCGGTGCCGCGCGGGCGGGCGTCCCACCCGGCGTAGATGTCCGCCGGAATCTCGAAGGGCGGATGCGGCCAGTTCATGCCTTCGCGCGCGGCGGCGATTTCTGCGGCGCCCAGGGGCGAGCCGTGGCAGTTGTGGCTGCCCGCCTTGGTGGGCGCGCCCTGGCCGATGCGGGTCTTGCAGCAGATCAGGCTGGGCTTGCCGGGCACCGCGCGGGCGGCCTTGAGCGCTGCGGCGATGGCTTCGCCGTCGTGGCCGTCCACGTTGCGCACCACGTGCCAGCCGTAAGCCTCGAAGCGGGCCGGGGTATCGTCGGCGAACCACCCGGCGATGTCGCCGTCGATGGAGATGCCGTTGTCGTCATAAAAGGCGGTCAGCTTGCCGAGGCCCAGGGTGCCCGCCAGCGAGCACGCCTCGTGCGAGATGCCTTCCATCATGCAGCCGTCGCCCAGGAACACGTACGTGGCATGGTCCACCACGTCGTAGCCGGGACGGTTGAACTGCTGGGCCATGAGCCGTTCGGCCATGGCCATGCCCACGGCGGTGGCGATGCCCTGCCCCAGCGGGCCGGTGGTGGTTTCCACGCCGGGAGTGATGCCGTATTCGGGGTGGCCGGGGGTCTTGGAATGCAGCTGACGGAAGTTGCGGATGTCGTCCATGCTGACATCGTAGCCGGAAAGATGCAGCAGCGCGTAGATGAGCATGGAGCCGTGCCCGTTGGAAAGCACGAAGCGGTCGCGGTCGGCCCATTTGGGGTTGGCGGGGTTGTGCTTCAGGCTATCGTTCCAGAGCACTTCGGCGATGTCCGCCATGCCCATGGGCGCACCGGGGTGCCCGGACTTGGCCTTTTCCACGGCGTCCATGCTGAGCACGCGGATGGCGTTGGCGAGTTCCTTGCGAGACGGCATTGCAACCTCCAGCGGGGTTCTGTGCGGCGGCGGGCGGACGCCCTGCGCCGTTGGCTATGCAGCGGTACGGCGCGGTGCGCCGGGAAATACACGGATGGACGAGCGCGTGCGCACTGTCGCAACGATCATGCACGCGGCGGGGTATGCCTGCGCATGCGAGAGGTGGGCACTGCCTTGCGGCGGCGCCCACACCCGACTAGTCCGTTCCGCGCCATCTGGCAACGGGAAAATGAAGTGTGCAGATGCGCCATGGTGTTTCCGGCCATGGCACCACCGCCTTGCCACCGACGTTACCGCAAGCAGGATTTTTGTTCTCTGCCAAGGAAGGGCGTTTTTTCATGCAGGGCGCGTACTCTTATCGTACGCAACCGGAATGAAAAAACGTTCTGACGCTGGCAGAGGGCAAAAGGACAATTGCGGCCATCACTAGAGGACGGAATTGGCCGCCGCCTCAAACGCCTTCAACCGCTCGGCATAGGGCGGAAACTTGAAGAAGGCCGAGCCGGAAACCAGCACGTCCGCCCCGCTCTGCACCAGTTGCGCGGTGTTGGACGGGTCCACCCCGCCGTCCACCTGAATGAGCGTGGACAGGCCGCGCGCATTGATCATGGCGCGCAGATCGCTGATCTTACGGTAGCTGGCGGGCAGGAACGACTGGCCGCCGAAGCCGGGGTTGACGGTCATGATCAGCACCATGTCCGCGTCGTCCAGCACGTAGTCCAGCACCGAAAGCGGAGTGTGCGGGTTCAGCGCCACGCCGGACTTCACGCCCAGGCGGCGGATTTCGGCCAGGGCGCGCTGCACATGGGGCGTCGCCTCTGCGTGGACCACCAGCATGTCGGCCCCGGCATCCACGAATTCGTGCAGGTAGCGTTCCGGGCGTTCCACCATCAGGTGCACGTCGAAGAACAGGCGGCTCTGCTTGCGCAAATGGGCAATGACCGGCTGGCCGTAGGTGATGTTGGGCACGAAGGTGCCGTCCATGACGTCCCAGTGCACCCAGGACAGCCCGGCGGCTTCCAGGGCGGCCAGTTCGTCGGCCAGACGGCCGAAGTCGGAGGACAGCAGCGAAGGAGAAAGGATCATGCGGTGCTCGTGGCGCGGATGCGCGGTTGCGGGAAATGCCCGGTTATGCGTGAACGCGCGTTAGGGACGCGGGCGGATGCTGGGGGCCGCAGCGCTGGGCCGATTGAGCCTCATTGCGCGGCATGCGGACTGGAATTGCGAAAGCGGCCACGGGGCAACGCAAGGCAGGGCAGGCACCCCGACCGGGAAAGATGGCGGAATCAGCCCGCGCCAGCCAGCAGGCGGCGCATGGCCTCCAGTTCCGCGATGATTTCGCGCACCGTGCCGGGGGCGGCGCCGCCGGGCACAGGGCCGCCTGCCGAAAAGCTGACGTCGACGCCATCCCGGGACGCACCCCGCGCATCTTGCGGCGCGGCATGACCGCT
Coding sequences within:
- the tkt gene encoding transketolase produces the protein MPSRKELANAIRVLSMDAVEKAKSGHPGAPMGMADIAEVLWNDSLKHNPANPKWADRDRFVLSNGHGSMLIYALLHLSGYDVSMDDIRNFRQLHSKTPGHPEYGITPGVETTTGPLGQGIATAVGMAMAERLMAQQFNRPGYDVVDHATYVFLGDGCMMEGISHEACSLAGTLGLGKLTAFYDDNGISIDGDIAGWFADDTPARFEAYGWHVVRNVDGHDGEAIAAALKAARAVPGKPSLICCKTRIGQGAPTKAGSHNCHGSPLGAAEIAAAREGMNWPHPPFEIPADIYAGWDARPRGTAAEAAWNDLFARYRAAHPELAAEFERRMAGDLPAEWQAGVTAALAATDGAKETLATRIASRNALNAVAPLLPEMIGGSADLTGSVGTWHKNSSLVTPGDWSGNYISYGVREFAMGAIMNGMALHGGFLPYAGTFLIFSDYAKNAIRLSALMGARVVWVLTHDSIGVGEDGPTHQPVEQLAGLRLTPNVQVWRPCDTVETLSAWKAAAECSTGPTCISLTRQDVPFVERTAEQRANIMRGGYVLRDCAGTPEAIIMATGSEVQLALAAADALAAKGRKVRVVSMPSSTQFDRQDAAYRESVLPSAVRARVAVEAAAVDGWWKYLGLDGKAVGMTGFGESAPGKVLFEYFGITTEKVIEAVESLI
- the rpe gene encoding ribulose-phosphate 3-epimerase, translated to MILSPSLLSSDFGRLADELAALEAAGLSWVHWDVMDGTFVPNITYGQPVIAHLRKQSRLFFDVHLMVERPERYLHEFVDAGADMLVVHAEATPHVQRALAEIRRLGVKSGVALNPHTPLSVLDYVLDDADMVLIMTVNPGFGGQSFLPASYRKISDLRAMINARGLSTLIQVDGGVDPSNTAQLVQSGADVLVSGSAFFKFPPYAERLKAFEAAANSVL